From the genome of Mycetocola spongiae, one region includes:
- a CDS encoding AAA family ATPase, protein MWPLDRTSDDRDSPQGVDDHLTVSGEPEGEASGPEDPVREAPVAVDPRAERDRWIEQIRAVGGRSPLLHFPDEPRTRIELSSTHPGGLPQFITGHSTLLSNLIRDELALRRAKSAADVITTKGVELRTVRGIESIHLAIGLAQWRHEGEDFCAPVLLRPVAIRRYGKDFELKLKGRSVMNPELVRAMRDHFGIALNAERFEALSVTNGVFQPQPVIDELRGITRQLDWFSVQPRLLVSSFADVGAALARDVAAREHPILEALTGDAGARKIVESLFLPVDAVRQDERPPTTDTLLLDADAEQENVIAQITAGNSLVVTTLPGTGGTQTVVNALGALVGQHRRVLVVGARRSGLDSIRHRLSKVGLPGLSVGPTTVRRDLIEAISRNEKAVAPKIADVDDALVRLRRVLLDYRGSLGRVDPELKVSVLDALGSLTRLGNLPVPPSTAARLDTASMAGLAGNRRPVAHKLATAAALGEFQYGPDDSPWYGARFATTVEAKATHALAKKLNRTELPRLLERGYDLIGQTRMRPFESVEELGIYLRLLLDIRDTLDRFSPAVFDRSLDELIIASSSRRDSPEMSAANRRRLKKLAREYVRPGVHIADMYESLRKIQGQRVLWQRYVSTGAVPEVPLGIADVQVSYQRVVDDLGRLDGPLGRVTKDERLVALPVKELVRLMAGLAADSEVMENLQERTTLIAELKGMGLAPLITDMSVRHVPEERVADELELAWWQSVLEHLLATDKALLGANTSVIDRLEADFRLVDEAHASASGAQLATLLADTWKIGLVDHAEEAAALRTLLRAAAVDPADLEGAAPHLSRILSPVWIASPYEVHLIPESLRFDAVFLVDAGATTLAENAAAIGRAKQVVAFGDPVTQSPIPFNIAAADPSRVQTPAYDVEAMHRDSALARLGDLLPTLTLTRSYRAGGEDLSQLVNQRFYDGEIESLPWAGSFLGHGSLTVDYVSGGRGMPDADTGGVESVDAEVSRVVNLVLEHAASRPRESLMVVTASVKHATRVHQAVLSAFSQRSDLAEFILKDRAEPFAVFTLDQSVAESRDRVIFSLGYGLTPHGRVLSHFGSLGEPGGDRLLAVGMTRARRSMVIVSCIRPEDIDPARTHHGIAALAEILRQPVQHVPAPPNTEGAEPMMVDLAERLYRRGLDVEVGYRGSIALVASYGGKAIAVESDPEVTSESLRESLRLRPDVLRRLGWHYLRVHSFDLFADPEGVASKVTALLGVPEEIPAAHTDPGRHGS, encoded by the coding sequence GTGTGGCCGCTCGATAGAACTTCCGACGATCGCGACTCCCCGCAGGGTGTTGACGATCACCTGACCGTGTCCGGTGAGCCCGAAGGCGAGGCCAGCGGCCCCGAGGATCCCGTGCGGGAGGCCCCGGTAGCGGTGGATCCGCGCGCCGAACGCGACCGCTGGATCGAACAGATCCGCGCCGTCGGTGGGCGATCCCCCCTCCTCCATTTTCCCGATGAGCCGCGCACCCGGATCGAGCTGAGCTCCACCCATCCCGGTGGCCTGCCGCAGTTCATCACGGGGCACTCCACGCTGCTGAGCAATCTCATCCGCGATGAGCTCGCGCTGCGCCGCGCCAAATCCGCGGCCGATGTGATCACCACCAAGGGTGTGGAACTGCGCACCGTGCGCGGTATCGAGTCGATCCACCTCGCAATTGGCCTCGCCCAGTGGCGTCACGAGGGCGAGGACTTCTGCGCCCCCGTGCTGCTGCGCCCCGTGGCGATCCGCCGCTATGGCAAGGATTTTGAGCTGAAGCTTAAAGGCCGCTCGGTCATGAACCCGGAGCTGGTGCGCGCGATGCGTGATCACTTCGGTATTGCACTGAACGCCGAGCGTTTTGAGGCGCTCTCGGTCACCAACGGCGTATTCCAGCCGCAGCCCGTGATCGATGAACTGCGCGGCATCACCCGCCAGCTCGACTGGTTTAGCGTGCAGCCGCGCCTGCTGGTGTCCTCCTTCGCCGATGTGGGGGCCGCGCTCGCCCGCGATGTGGCCGCGCGCGAACACCCCATCCTGGAGGCCCTCACGGGTGATGCCGGTGCCCGCAAGATCGTGGAGAGCCTCTTCCTCCCCGTGGACGCCGTGCGCCAGGACGAGCGCCCGCCCACCACCGATACCCTGCTGCTCGACGCCGATGCCGAGCAGGAAAACGTCATTGCGCAGATCACCGCCGGCAACTCGCTGGTGGTCACCACGCTGCCCGGTACCGGCGGCACCCAGACGGTCGTGAACGCGCTCGGCGCACTCGTGGGCCAGCACCGCCGCGTGCTGGTGGTGGGTGCGCGCCGTTCCGGCCTGGATAGCATTCGCCACCGGCTGAGCAAGGTGGGTCTGCCCGGCCTGTCCGTGGGCCCCACCACCGTGCGCCGGGACCTGATCGAGGCGATCAGCCGCAATGAAAAGGCCGTGGCCCCGAAGATCGCCGATGTGGACGATGCCCTGGTGCGCCTGCGCCGGGTCCTGCTGGACTATCGCGGTTCCCTCGGCCGGGTGGATCCCGAGCTGAAGGTATCGGTCCTGGACGCGCTGGGCTCGCTCACGCGCCTGGGCAACCTCCCTGTTCCGCCGAGCACCGCCGCGCGCCTGGATACCGCCTCCATGGCGGGCCTCGCCGGCAACCGCCGCCCGGTGGCGCATAAGCTGGCCACCGCCGCGGCCCTCGGGGAGTTCCAATACGGCCCCGATGATTCGCCGTGGTACGGCGCGCGTTTTGCCACCACGGTCGAGGCCAAGGCCACCCATGCGCTGGCCAAAAAACTCAACCGCACCGAGCTGCCGCGGCTGCTTGAGCGCGGCTATGACCTGATCGGTCAGACCCGGATGCGGCCGTTTGAATCGGTCGAGGAGCTGGGTATCTATCTGCGCCTGCTGCTGGATATCCGCGATACCCTGGATCGCTTCTCGCCCGCGGTCTTCGACCGCTCGCTGGACGAGCTGATCATCGCCTCCAGCTCGCGTCGGGATTCCCCGGAGATGAGCGCGGCCAATCGCCGCCGCCTGAAAAAGCTTGCGCGCGAATATGTGCGCCCCGGCGTGCATATCGCCGATATGTATGAGTCGCTGCGCAAGATTCAGGGCCAGCGCGTGCTCTGGCAGCGCTATGTTTCCACCGGTGCGGTGCCCGAGGTGCCGCTGGGCATCGCCGATGTGCAGGTGAGCTATCAGCGCGTCGTGGACGACCTGGGTCGCCTCGACGGGCCGCTCGGCCGCGTCACCAAGGACGAGCGCCTGGTGGCACTGCCGGTCAAGGAACTGGTGCGCCTGATGGCGGGCCTGGCCGCGGACTCCGAGGTCATGGAAAACCTGCAGGAGCGCACCACGCTGATCGCCGAGCTGAAGGGTATGGGGCTCGCCCCGCTGATCACCGATATGTCGGTGCGGCACGTTCCCGAGGAGCGCGTGGCCGATGAGCTGGAACTCGCCTGGTGGCAGTCGGTGCTGGAACACCTGCTGGCCACCGATAAGGCACTGCTCGGGGCAAATACCAGCGTGATCGACCGTCTTGAGGCGGATTTCCGGCTCGTGGACGAGGCCCACGCCTCCGCCTCGGGGGCCCAGCTGGCCACGCTGCTCGCCGATACCTGGAAGATTGGCCTCGTGGATCACGCCGAGGAGGCCGCCGCGCTGCGCACGCTGCTGCGCGCCGCCGCCGTGGACCCCGCCGATCTTGAGGGTGCGGCCCCGCACCTCTCGCGGATTCTCTCCCCGGTGTGGATCGCCTCGCCCTATGAGGTCCACCTGATCCCCGAGTCGCTGCGCTTCGACGCGGTTTTCCTCGTGGACGCGGGGGCCACCACGCTCGCCGAAAACGCGGCGGCAATTGGCCGCGCCAAGCAGGTTGTGGCCTTTGGCGATCCGGTCACCCAGAGCCCCATTCCCTTTAACATCGCGGCGGCCGATCCCTCGCGCGTGCAGACCCCCGCCTATGACGTGGAGGCCATGCACCGCGACTCGGCACTCGCCCGGCTCGGCGATCTGCTGCCCACCCTCACCCTGACCCGCAGCTATCGCGCGGGCGGCGAGGACCTCAGCCAGCTGGTGAATCAGCGTTTTTATGACGGAGAGATCGAGTCGCTGCCCTGGGCCGGCTCGTTCCTCGGCCACGGTAGCCTCACGGTGGACTATGTCTCGGGCGGCCGCGGCATGCCCGATGCCGATACCGGCGGCGTGGAATCGGTGGATGCCGAGGTCTCCCGCGTGGTGAATCTTGTGCTGGAGCACGCGGCCTCGCGCCCGCGCGAATCGCTCATGGTGGTCACCGCGAGCGTGAAGCATGCCACGCGCGTGCACCAGGCCGTGCTCTCCGCGTTCTCGCAGCGCTCCGATCTGGCCGAGTTTATCCTGAAGGACCGCGCCGAGCCCTTTGCCGTATTCACCCTGGATCAGTCGGTCGCGGAGAGCCGGGACCGCGTGATCTTCTCGCTCGGTTATGGCCTGACCCCGCACGGCCGGGTACTCTCGCACTTCGGTTCGCTTGGCGAGCCGGGTGGCGACCGCCTGCTCGCGGTGGGAATGACCCGGGCCCGGCGCTCGATGGTCATCGTGTCCTGTATCCGGCCCGAGGATATCGACCCCGCGCGCACGCATCACGGCATCGCGGCCCTCGCCGAGATCCTGCGTCAGCCCGTGCAGCACGTTCCCGCGCCGCCCAATACCGAGGGCGCCGAGCCGATGATGGTGGACCTGGCCGAGCGCCTCTACCGCCGCGGGCTCGACGTGGAGGTGGGCTATCGCGGGTCGATTGCGCTTGTCGCCAGCTATGGTGGCAAGGCGATTGCCGTGGAATCCGATCCCGAGGTCACCTCGGAATCGCTGCGCGAGTCCCTGCGGCTGCGCCCCGATGTGCTGCGCCGCCTCGGCTGGCACTATCTGCGGGTCCACAGCTTTGATCTCTTTGCCGATCCCGAGGGGGTGGCCTCCAAGGTCACCGCGCTGCTCGGGGTCCCCGAGGAGATTCCGGCGGCGCATACCGATCCGGGCCGACACGGCTCCTAG
- the mscL gene encoding large conductance mechanosensitive channel protein MscL, protein MIKGFKEFILRGNVIDLAVAVVIGAAFTAVVNAIVEKVFNPLIGALFKADSLDNAWVIKIPTLDPNTPAEIGLGAVAGALIQFLIVAVVVYFAFVLPINHFKKKADALLKTQPSAEEPEEIAPDLALLAEIRDLLANANPEAAKAAEAAAAKAAGKHAGDAS, encoded by the coding sequence ATGATTAAAGGCTTCAAAGAATTTATCCTCCGCGGCAATGTCATTGACCTCGCCGTAGCCGTCGTCATTGGTGCGGCCTTCACCGCGGTGGTCAACGCCATCGTTGAGAAGGTCTTCAACCCGCTGATCGGTGCCCTGTTTAAGGCCGATAGCCTTGATAACGCGTGGGTCATTAAGATCCCCACGCTGGATCCCAATACCCCCGCCGAAATCGGCCTGGGTGCCGTGGCCGGGGCCCTCATCCAGTTCCTGATCGTGGCCGTTGTGGTCTACTTCGCCTTTGTTCTGCCGATCAACCACTTTAAGAAGAAGGCCGACGCCCTCCTCAAGACCCAGCCCAGCGCCGAGGAGCCCGAGGAGATCGCTCCCGATCTGGCGCTGCTCGCCGAGATCCGCGACCTGCTCGCCAATGCCAACCCGGAGGCCGCGAAGGCCGCCGAGGCTGCCGCCGCCAAGGCCGCGGGCAAGCACGCCGGGGACGCCTCCTAG
- a CDS encoding FmdB family zinc ribbon protein yields MPLYSYKCTECGNAFDINQALSDETLKECPKCSGKLRKLFGTVGVTFNGSGFYSTDSRSGSAKGSSGGAK; encoded by the coding sequence ATGCCGCTTTACTCTTATAAATGCACCGAGTGCGGAAACGCCTTTGATATCAATCAGGCACTTTCTGATGAAACACTGAAAGAATGCCCCAAGTGTTCTGGCAAATTGCGTAAGCTCTTTGGCACGGTCGGGGTCACCTTTAACGGCTCCGGCTTTTATAGCACCGACTCCCGTTCGGGCTCCGCAAAGGGCTCCTCGGGGGGCGCTAAATAG
- a CDS encoding 5-formyltetrahydrofolate cyclo-ligase yields MATQADHQKRALRAELRERRRNLTSTELENSASGLTANLIDLVTRTGATNIACYLSRATEPNTRPFLNWAGERGMRVLFPISREDGLLDWTVGETGAETEGLFGINEAVGELLGPIAINDVDLIIVPAAAVDRTGMRMGWGRGYFDKTLGSMDRCPPVFAVLFDNEILDTVPQEVHDRPVNGVVTPAQVLEF; encoded by the coding sequence ATGGCCACACAGGCAGATCATCAAAAGCGGGCGCTGCGCGCCGAACTCCGTGAGCGTCGCCGGAATCTCACCAGCACCGAGCTCGAGAATTCCGCGAGCGGTCTCACCGCCAACCTCATCGACCTCGTCACCCGCACCGGTGCCACCAATATTGCGTGTTACCTGTCCCGGGCCACCGAGCCCAATACCCGTCCGTTCCTGAACTGGGCCGGCGAGCGGGGCATGCGTGTGCTGTTCCCGATCAGCCGCGAGGATGGCCTGCTGGACTGGACCGTGGGCGAGACCGGAGCCGAGACCGAGGGCCTCTTTGGTATCAACGAGGCCGTGGGTGAGCTGCTGGGGCCGATTGCCATCAACGATGTTGACCTCATCATCGTGCCGGCCGCCGCGGTGGACCGCACGGGTATGCGCATGGGCTGGGGCCGCGGCTATTTTGATAAGACCCTCGGGTCGATGGATCGCTGCCCTCCCGTTTTTGCCGTTCTTTTTGATAATGAAATCCTGGATACCGTTCCGCAGGAGGTGCACGACCGCCCGGTAAACGGCGTTGTGACCCCCGCGCAGGTCCTCGAGTTCTAA
- the galU gene encoding UTP--glucose-1-phosphate uridylyltransferase GalU yields MSNSVRKVVIPAAGLGTRFLPATKAMPKEMLPVVDKPAIQYVVEEAVDAGLSDVLMIIGRNKNALANHFDRVTELELNLKRKGDHDHLEQVEEASDLADIHFLRQGDPLGLGHAVLRARRHIGNEPFAVMLGDDLIDARDPLLSKMIEEQGKRQATIIALMEVAPEAISLYGAAAVEPTEDPQVVRVTGLVEKPAVEDAPSNLAIIGRYVLRPEVFGILEHTKPGKGGEIQLTDALQELAADEEIAGGVYGVIFTGRRYDTGDRADYIKAIVQLAVDREDLGRELKPWLKDFVAGLAD; encoded by the coding sequence ATGTCTAACTCCGTGCGTAAGGTTGTTATCCCCGCCGCCGGCCTGGGGACGCGTTTTCTCCCGGCCACCAAGGCCATGCCCAAGGAAATGCTCCCCGTGGTGGATAAGCCCGCCATTCAATACGTGGTCGAGGAGGCGGTGGATGCCGGGCTCTCCGATGTACTCATGATCATCGGCCGCAATAAAAACGCTCTTGCCAACCATTTTGACCGGGTAACGGAGCTGGAGCTAAACCTCAAGCGCAAGGGTGACCACGATCACCTCGAGCAGGTGGAGGAGGCCAGCGATCTGGCCGATATCCACTTCCTGCGCCAGGGCGACCCGCTGGGCCTGGGGCACGCGGTGCTGCGCGCCCGCCGCCATATCGGCAATGAGCCCTTCGCCGTGATGCTCGGCGACGACCTGATCGACGCGCGCGATCCCCTGCTGAGCAAGATGATCGAGGAGCAGGGCAAGCGCCAGGCCACGATCATCGCCCTGATGGAGGTTGCGCCCGAGGCCATCTCGCTCTACGGTGCCGCCGCGGTGGAGCCCACGGAGGACCCGCAGGTGGTGCGCGTGACCGGGCTGGTGGAAAAGCCCGCGGTCGAGGACGCCCCCTCCAACCTCGCGATCATCGGCCGCTATGTGCTGCGCCCCGAGGTTTTTGGAATCCTGGAGCACACCAAGCCCGGCAAGGGCGGCGAGATCCAGCTGACCGATGCGCTCCAGGAACTGGCCGCCGATGAGGAGATCGCGGGCGGTGTTTATGGCGTGATCTTCACGGGTCGCCGCTATGACACGGGTGACCGCGCCGACTATATTAAGGCCATCGTGCAGCTCGCCGTGGACCGCGAGGACCTCGGCCGGGAGCTTAAGCCCTGGCTCAAAGACTTCGTCGCGGGCCTGGCCGACTAA
- a CDS encoding GNAT family N-acetyltransferase, producing MAAFSFPVLSDGPISLRPVRLRDARELERELMVNRAWLRPWEATSPRGLRSFDVRGSIRGMLAAARAGEGLPLIMEYEGRMAGQLNVSGITYGSLSSASLGYWVSHRFAGLGITPTGVALATEYAFRELGLHRMEICIRPENAPSLAVVKKLGFRYEGLRRRYIHIDGDWRDHFCFALVNEEVPGGVLERWKLGLVDPAAAAIPEADREAAAHPIHTVPPGFHLY from the coding sequence ATGGCCGCATTCTCCTTTCCCGTCCTCAGCGACGGACCCATATCGCTGCGTCCGGTGCGCCTGCGCGATGCCCGCGAGCTCGAACGCGAGCTCATGGTCAACCGCGCGTGGCTGCGGCCCTGGGAGGCCACGAGCCCGCGCGGGCTGCGCTCCTTTGACGTGCGCGGCAGCATCCGCGGGATGCTCGCGGCCGCGCGCGCGGGCGAGGGCCTGCCGCTGATCATGGAATACGAGGGGCGGATGGCGGGACAGCTGAACGTCTCGGGGATTACCTATGGCTCGCTGTCCTCGGCGAGCCTGGGCTACTGGGTCTCGCACCGCTTTGCCGGGCTCGGGATCACGCCCACGGGCGTGGCCCTCGCCACCGAATACGCGTTTCGGGAGCTGGGGCTTCACCGCATGGAGATCTGCATCCGCCCGGAGAACGCGCCGAGCCTCGCGGTGGTCAAAAAGCTCGGGTTCCGCTATGAGGGGTTACGGCGGCGCTATATCCATATCGACGGCGATTGGCGCGATCATTTCTGCTTTGCCCTCGTGAACGAGGAGGTGCCCGGGGGCGTGCTGGAGCGCTGGAAGCTGGGCCTCGTGGACCCCGCGGCCGCCGCGATTCCGGAGGCCGATCGCGAGGCCGCGGCCCACCCGATTCATACCGTGCCACCCGGATTTCACCTCTATTAG
- a CDS encoding histidine phosphatase family protein, translated as MTTRLFLVRHAETTWHAENRYTGSSNIGLTTRGFAQADALGRWARGARLDAIYSSDLTRSRLTAQPSAEATGLGVRIDPRVREIDFGRGEGLTRTEMAAQFPEALAAFLANPGRSPLPGGESGVAGIARARPALHEIAAAHPGGRVLVVMHSTLLRLMLTDLLGINPDGYRRIFPETENCALNEILLGAEPGDPAAIVRLNAPTGA; from the coding sequence ATGACTACCCGCCTCTTCCTCGTGCGCCATGCCGAGACCACCTGGCACGCCGAGAACCGCTATACCGGTAGCAGCAATATTGGACTGACCACACGCGGCTTTGCCCAGGCCGATGCGCTCGGGCGCTGGGCCCGCGGTGCGCGCCTGGACGCGATCTACTCCTCGGATCTGACCCGCTCGCGGCTGACCGCGCAGCCCTCGGCCGAGGCCACCGGGCTGGGGGTGCGGATCGACCCGCGCGTGCGCGAGATTGATTTTGGCCGCGGCGAGGGACTGACCCGCACCGAGATGGCGGCGCAGTTCCCGGAGGCACTCGCCGCGTTTTTGGCCAATCCCGGGCGCAGCCCGCTGCCCGGCGGGGAGAGCGGCGTGGCCGGGATCGCCCGGGCCCGCCCCGCACTGCATGAGATCGCGGCGGCCCATCCCGGCGGCCGGGTTCTGGTGGTCATGCATTCCACGCTGCTGCGCCTGATGCTGACCGATCTGCTGGGCATAAACCCCGATGGCTATCGGAGGATTTTCCCGGAGACGGAGAACTGCGCGCTGAACGAGATCCTGCTCGGCGCGGAGCCCGGTGATCCCGCGGCCATCGTCCGCCTGAACGCACCCACCGGCGCCTAG
- a CDS encoding FGGY-family carbohydrate kinase, producing MSGPLWLGIDLGTQSVKALVVDEAGEILAQAGHPLGGVREGVRHEQDPAEWIAACADIAARVCAALGARVHDLRALAICSTSGTIIPVDAAGRATGAAIMYDDARGAAHGPEVHAAEPALWARLGVRIQPSWALPSLMDLLRRGLPAGTARIAHQGDVIGAALAGHAVPTDWTSALKTGYNTQDLCWPEAVLERLGVPPELLPKVVAPGTVLGETSAAWCERTGMPAGIPILAGTTDGCAAQFGAGALGLGDRHSVIGTTLVIKGVSPAPVADDSGVVYSHRSPEPGAWFPGGASSAGAGALSLALPGRDLDALGSGLEATLAPGGPAAALPVAYPLVGRGERFPLALPRASGFLRSEGSTTPLPATGPGSGGDTTVFAGILGGVACVERLAYDRLNALGAGLTGRLTSSGGGTRSPLWNRLRATMLDTPVSIPASTEGALGMAILAAWSATGGGHSLADTARRLGRISRIIDPDPALRPRTEDLYARFRATLAELDWIHP from the coding sequence GTGTCCGGACCGCTGTGGCTGGGCATCGACCTGGGCACCCAGAGCGTGAAGGCCCTGGTGGTGGACGAGGCGGGCGAGATCCTGGCCCAGGCCGGTCATCCCCTGGGTGGTGTGCGCGAGGGAGTGCGGCACGAACAGGATCCCGCGGAGTGGATCGCCGCGTGTGCGGATATTGCCGCCCGGGTGTGCGCCGCGCTGGGCGCGCGGGTGCACGATCTGCGGGCACTCGCGATCTGCTCGACCTCGGGCACAATCATTCCCGTGGATGCCGCGGGCCGCGCCACGGGTGCGGCGATCATGTATGACGATGCCCGCGGTGCGGCCCATGGCCCGGAGGTGCATGCCGCCGAACCCGCGCTCTGGGCCCGGCTCGGGGTGCGCATTCAGCCGTCCTGGGCGCTGCCCTCGCTGATGGATCTGCTGCGCCGCGGGCTGCCCGCGGGTACCGCCCGGATCGCTCATCAGGGCGATGTGATCGGCGCGGCACTGGCCGGGCACGCGGTCCCCACCGATTGGACCAGCGCGCTGAAGACCGGGTATAATACCCAGGATCTATGCTGGCCCGAGGCCGTGCTGGAACGCCTCGGGGTGCCCCCGGAGCTGCTGCCTAAGGTGGTCGCGCCGGGCACGGTGCTGGGCGAGACCTCGGCTGCGTGGTGCGAGCGCACGGGGATGCCCGCGGGTATCCCGATCCTCGCCGGGACCACCGATGGCTGCGCCGCCCAGTTTGGTGCGGGGGCCCTCGGCCTGGGTGATCGCCACAGCGTGATCGGGACCACCCTCGTGATTAAGGGGGTCTCGCCCGCCCCGGTGGCGGATGATTCCGGCGTGGTGTATTCGCATCGCTCGCCCGAGCCCGGGGCCTGGTTTCCCGGGGGCGCGTCCAGCGCCGGGGCCGGTGCGCTGAGCCTCGCACTGCCCGGCCGCGACCTGGACGCGCTGGGTTCCGGGCTGGAGGCCACCCTCGCCCCGGGCGGCCCGGCCGCCGCGCTCCCGGTGGCCTATCCCCTCGTGGGGCGGGGCGAACGCTTTCCGCTGGCCCTGCCCCGGGCCAGCGGCTTTTTGCGCAGCGAGGGCTCGACCACGCCGCTGCCCGCCACCGGGCCGGGCAGCGGCGGCGATACCACGGTATTTGCGGGGATTCTCGGCGGCGTAGCGTGTGTGGAGCGGCTCGCCTATGACCGGCTAAACGCCCTCGGTGCGGGCCTGACAGGCAGGCTCACCTCCTCGGGTGGCGGCACCCGCAGCCCGCTCTGGAATCGGCTGCGCGCCACGATGCTGGATACCCCCGTATCCATTCCGGCCTCCACCGAGGGCGCGCTGGGTATGGCCATTTTGGCGGCCTGGTCCGCGACGGGCGGGGGCCACTCGCTCGCCGATACCGCGCGCAGGCTCGGGCGCATCAGCCGGATCATCGACCCCGACCCGGCCCTGCGTCCGCGCACCGAAGACCTCTACGCCCGCTTCCGGGCCACCCTCGCCGAGCTTGATTGGATCCATCCATGA
- a CDS encoding FGGY-family carbohydrate kinase: MILGIDVGTSVTKAALIDRDGRVIAHASRSSQLLRYPDGRVEQDLEEVISTVRAVAREVAVRAPGGVEAVAITAQGDGLWLRDERGRAVRPPISWLDARASDIVAEWNRGGATSVVQRAFELTGSGIFAGSHAGLIAYLARHEPESLERAAVAGHCADAVVQRLTGVITVDPADASMPFLDVVTRTYNEEAIALCGISEWRHLLAPPTPPGVLFALNAEGADLLGLPIGTPVSGGPFDVQACGIGCGSLNEGEGTVVLGTTLSCQSYTRDATVIPGSEPAGMWQTTPEEGLYLRVMPSMVGTTSVDWMRGLFGFAMEDLGSLIEGSPVGANGVRALSFLSPSGERAPFVAPAARGQFTGLELGSTQADIIRAMCEAVAYSARHIFDTIGLSGELSATGGGMKSRAWAQLFSDVLGRPIHLPRQELVGARGAALVAWDSLGDPIDRAAWRADRDVITPNRENTRAYDAGFARYRDDLGTAREKWRG; this comes from the coding sequence ATGATCCTCGGAATCGACGTGGGAACGTCGGTGACCAAGGCCGCCCTGATCGATCGCGACGGCCGGGTTATCGCCCATGCCAGCCGCTCCTCACAGCTCTTGCGCTATCCCGATGGCCGCGTGGAGCAGGACCTCGAGGAGGTCATCAGCACGGTGCGGGCAGTGGCCCGCGAGGTTGCGGTGCGCGCCCCGGGCGGGGTCGAGGCCGTGGCCATCACCGCGCAGGGGGATGGACTGTGGCTGCGTGATGAGCGCGGCCGCGCCGTGCGCCCCCCGATCTCCTGGCTGGATGCCCGGGCGAGCGATATCGTGGCCGAGTGGAATCGCGGCGGTGCCACCTCGGTGGTGCAGCGCGCCTTTGAGCTGACAGGTTCGGGTATTTTTGCCGGCTCGCATGCGGGCCTGATCGCCTATCTGGCGCGGCATGAGCCCGAGTCCCTGGAGCGCGCGGCCGTGGCCGGGCACTGCGCGGATGCCGTGGTTCAGCGCCTGACCGGCGTGATCACCGTGGACCCCGCGGATGCGTCGATGCCGTTTTTGGACGTGGTCACGCGCACCTATAACGAGGAGGCCATCGCCCTGTGTGGCATCTCCGAGTGGCGGCACCTGCTCGCGCCGCCCACTCCCCCGGGCGTTCTTTTTGCCCTGAACGCCGAGGGTGCCGACCTGCTGGGGCTGCCCATCGGCACCCCGGTGAGCGGCGGTCCGTTTGATGTTCAGGCCTGCGGAATCGGCTGCGGCTCGCTGAACGAGGGCGAGGGAACCGTGGTGCTGGGCACCACCCTGAGCTGCCAGTCCTATACCCGCGATGCCACGGTCATCCCCGGCAGCGAGCCCGCGGGTATGTGGCAAACCACCCCCGAGGAGGGCCTCTATCTGCGGGTTATGCCCTCGATGGTGGGCACCACCAGCGTGGACTGGATGCGCGGCCTCTTTGGTTTTGCAATGGAGGATCTGGGCTCGCTGATCGAGGGCAGCCCGGTGGGTGCCAACGGCGTGCGGGCGCTGTCCTTCCTCTCCCCCTCGGGCGAGCGCGCCCCGTTTGTGGCCCCCGCCGCGCGCGGCCAGTTCACCGGGCTGGAACTCGGCAGCACCCAGGCCGATATCATCCGGGCGATGTGTGAGGCCGTGGCCTATTCCGCGCGGCATATCTTCGATACCATCGGGCTGAGCGGCGAGCTCTCGGCCACGGGCGGCGGCATGAAGTCCCGCGCCTGGGCCCAGCTGTTCTCGGATGTGCTGGGCCGGCCGATTCATCTGCCGCGCCAGGAGCTGGTGGGCGCGCGCGGCGCGGCACTCGTGGCCTGGGATAGCCTGGGCGACCCAATCGACCGCGCCGCGTGGCGGGCCGATCGCGATGTGATCACCCCCAACCGCGAAAATACCCGCGCCTATGACGCGGGCTTTGCGCGCTATCGCGATGACCTGGGCACGGCGCGCGAGAAATGGCGCGGCTAG